In a genomic window of Candidatus Manganitrophaceae bacterium:
- a CDS encoding PilZ domain-containing protein — protein sequence MAVAPDDQRASKRVPFIQDVEVVGVGMRRAMDLSTGGMYIEMVANFVEGNELDLRFKLNSADKEEIRVRARVLYIHPGMGAGLRFLNLSPPDRSRIEKWISEK from the coding sequence GTGGCCGTCGCACCGGACGATCAACGGGCGTCAAAGCGGGTTCCCTTCATTCAAGATGTGGAGGTGGTCGGTGTGGGAATGCGCCGGGCGATGGATCTGAGCACCGGCGGAATGTATATTGAAATGGTGGCAAACTTCGTGGAAGGAAACGAGTTGGACCTTCGCTTTAAGCTGAACAGCGCCGACAAAGAAGAAATCCGGGTCCGCGCCCGGGTTCTCTACATTCATCCGGGAATGGGCGCCGGCCTCCGCTTCCTCAACCTCTCCCCCCCAGACAGATCGCGAATCGAAAAATGGATCAGCGAGAAGTAA
- a CDS encoding sulfurtransferase, whose translation MIHNPGFLQLAEEARRRIEECTIAEVKAKRDAGAPFRLIDVREDHEWIEDHAAGAEHLGRGILERDIEKLIPDKGAEIVVYCGGGYRSALAADNLQKMGYTNVKSMAGGIKAWRAAGYPMVKRGDSK comes from the coding sequence ATGATACACAATCCGGGATTTTTACAGCTGGCGGAAGAGGCGAGGAGACGAATCGAAGAGTGCACGATTGCGGAGGTAAAAGCGAAGCGGGATGCCGGCGCTCCCTTTCGTTTGATCGACGTGCGGGAAGATCATGAGTGGATTGAAGACCATGCGGCCGGGGCGGAACATCTGGGACGGGGCATTCTGGAGCGTGATATTGAGAAGCTGATTCCGGACAAGGGAGCGGAGATCGTGGTCTACTGCGGGGGCGGATATCGCTCGGCGCTGGCGGCCGACAACCTTCAAAAGATGGGATATACGAATGTGAAGTCGATGGCGGGAGGAATCAAAGCCTGGCGTGCGGCGGGGTATCCGATGGTGAAGCGGGGAGATTCCAAATAG
- a CDS encoding outer membrane beta-barrel protein — protein sequence MIRLRGYWLRESVRQCWQVAAGVLFLMVFISASAAAEEEAKRFDLSAAYLYSIPIGEEESGTNWSDLYENGQGALLEFAYRVTPHFALYAGTAYHQYHGKELTFGSETGRFNDQTLLSLYAGIKAYLLAPELPQKAGGINPYLRVDIGATQYNGAAFNGASVADRSVQFAYSVGVGADLLTYTSFIFFLEAKYEDHGTPDKAGSSFRAVPIAIGVRYLM from the coding sequence ATGATTCGGTTGCGAGGATATTGGCTGCGGGAGTCGGTTCGGCAATGTTGGCAGGTCGCTGCCGGCGTGTTGTTCCTTATGGTGTTTATCTCCGCATCGGCAGCGGCGGAGGAGGAGGCGAAGCGGTTCGATCTTTCGGCGGCCTATCTGTACAGCATTCCGATCGGTGAGGAAGAGTCGGGGACCAACTGGTCGGACCTGTATGAGAATGGGCAGGGGGCCTTGCTCGAGTTCGCCTATCGGGTCACCCCGCACTTCGCCCTTTATGCCGGGACGGCTTACCATCAATACCATGGAAAGGAGCTCACCTTTGGATCTGAGACCGGCCGATTTAATGATCAGACCCTCCTCTCCCTCTACGCCGGGATCAAAGCCTATCTCCTCGCGCCGGAGCTACCCCAGAAGGCGGGGGGGATCAATCCTTACCTGCGGGTCGATATCGGCGCCACACAATATAACGGCGCCGCCTTCAACGGCGCCTCGGTCGCCGATCGGAGCGTTCAATTCGCCTACTCGGTCGGCGTCGGCGCCGACCTTCTCACCTATACGAGCTTCATCTTCTTCCTCGAAGCGAAATACGAAGATCACGGCACCCCGGACAAGGCCGGGAGCAGCTTCCGCGCCGTGCCGATTGCAATCGGTGTTCGGTATTTGATGTAG
- a CDS encoding VOC family protein: MSVHVYGCGHLAIEVDDLQKGIAFYQDVFNLEKLDDGEGDAFFKLGAHQFLAMFEVDEVTPDRTRHFALIVRDDKQVAEVREKVSKKYGLKLEPRFRCDFRDPFGNRIQVIDLHDESMVWLLPYQEVQKAGITFSD, encoded by the coding sequence ATGAGCGTGCATGTTTATGGCTGTGGTCACCTTGCGATTGAAGTCGACGATCTACAGAAGGGAATTGCCTTTTACCAAGATGTCTTCAATCTCGAGAAGCTCGACGATGGGGAGGGGGACGCCTTCTTCAAGCTCGGCGCCCATCAATTTCTGGCGATGTTTGAGGTCGACGAGGTCACCCCCGATCGAACGCGCCACTTCGCCCTCATCGTCCGTGACGACAAGCAGGTCGCCGAAGTTCGTGAAAAGGTCTCCAAGAAATATGGATTGAAATTGGAGCCGAGGTTCCGGTGCGACTTCCGCGATCCGTTCGGCAATCGGATACAGGTGATCGATTTACATGACGAGTCGATGGTCTGGCTGCTCCCCTACCAGGAGGTACAGAAAGCGGGGATTACCTTTTCGGATTAA
- a CDS encoding nuclear transport factor 2 family protein: MSEKENIEVVQKMYAAFGKGDIPTIINSLTEEVDWQMIGPKEIPHAGPHRGRDQVAAFFEKVATGSDIQQFEPREYVAQGDKVVALGYYKGKAKATGKMYETEWAMVFTVRNGKVARFREYSDSANLVAAYK, from the coding sequence ATGAGCGAGAAAGAGAATATAGAGGTGGTTCAGAAGATGTATGCCGCATTTGGAAAAGGAGACATTCCGACGATTATCAATTCTCTCACCGAAGAGGTCGATTGGCAGATGATTGGGCCGAAAGAGATTCCCCATGCCGGGCCGCACCGGGGCCGTGATCAGGTGGCTGCCTTTTTTGAGAAGGTGGCGACCGGATCGGACATTCAACAATTTGAGCCGAGGGAGTATGTGGCGCAAGGAGACAAGGTCGTCGCACTCGGTTATTACAAGGGGAAGGCGAAGGCGACAGGGAAGATGTATGAGACCGAATGGGCGATGGTCTTCACCGTTCGAAACGGCAAGGTGGCCCGGTTCCGCGAATACAGCGACTCGGCTAATCTGGTCGCAGCCTATAAATAA
- a CDS encoding methyltransferase translates to MIRTYDDLLQTADAFTDSRTLITGVELDIFTHLGKKAQTAKEIARKAAASPEGTEFLLNALAGMGLLTKSGERFRNSPLSRLYLDTASTQSITNFVWLAGQHWDDWLGLTDTIRKGRRPRKRPSPDDPGFRKRFSKALHERSFYLAPKILRPIDLRGARTLLDLGGGAGSYAFALLVKYPELHATIFDRPAAVKVARAEAKRADLSEQVDVIGGDLFTDDYGGPYDVIFYSNVVHIYSPQENRRILKKIKAALKPGGKLIIVEYFLDKNHAHPPDVSSFNLMMLLFTDRGRCYTWEEVTAWLKETGFSRFHRTQVDGKIGILEATLGAARKRESSSR, encoded by the coding sequence ATGATCCGAACTTACGACGATCTCCTCCAGACCGCCGATGCTTTCACCGACTCCCGCACGCTGATCACCGGCGTTGAACTCGACATCTTCACCCATCTTGGTAAAAAAGCCCAAACGGCAAAAGAGATCGCCCGCAAGGCGGCCGCCTCTCCCGAAGGAACCGAATTTCTCCTCAACGCCCTCGCCGGGATGGGGCTTCTCACCAAATCGGGCGAACGTTTTCGCAACAGCCCGCTCAGCCGTCTCTACCTCGACACCGCAAGTACCCAATCGATCACCAACTTCGTCTGGCTGGCGGGACAACATTGGGACGACTGGCTCGGTCTCACCGACACCATCCGGAAAGGCCGCCGGCCGCGGAAGCGACCCTCGCCCGACGACCCAGGGTTCCGCAAGCGCTTCTCGAAAGCGCTCCATGAGCGGAGCTTCTATCTTGCCCCCAAGATCCTCCGGCCGATCGATTTACGCGGCGCGCGAACCCTGCTCGATCTCGGCGGCGGCGCCGGCTCCTATGCCTTTGCGCTGCTGGTGAAATATCCCGAGCTCCACGCGACGATCTTCGATCGACCGGCCGCCGTGAAGGTGGCCCGCGCCGAAGCGAAGCGGGCCGACCTGTCGGAGCAGGTCGATGTGATCGGCGGCGACCTCTTCACCGATGATTATGGCGGGCCCTATGATGTCATCTTCTACTCGAATGTCGTTCATATCTACTCCCCTCAAGAAAACCGCCGCATTCTAAAAAAGATCAAAGCGGCCCTGAAACCGGGCGGCAAGTTAATCATCGTCGAATATTTCCTCGACAAAAACCACGCCCACCCGCCCGACGTCTCCTCATTTAATCTGATGATGCTCCTCTTCACCGACCGGGGACGCTGCTACACCTGGGAAGAGGTTACCGCCTGGCTGAAAGAGACCGGATTCTCCCGCTTTCACCGGACACAGGTCGACGGGAAAATCGGAATCCTGGAAGCGACGCTCGGAGCAGCGCGAAAACGAGAATCCTCCTCCCGCTGA
- a CDS encoding amino acid racemase — protein MTQHIGIVGCTAEGTALCYRTICNEGEAFLGPYGHPEITLHTYPLNEYIRLIEKDHWEGVANLMAASAEKAARAGADFIICPDNTIHQAFYRATRASSLPWLHIAEEVAAEAVQREYRRVGLLGTRYLMEGPVYPAKLKERKIEVQIPQQPERDRIHQIIFGDLIHGRFPSEARCDVMDVIGRLKEQGCDAVILGCTELPLLISQKYAPLPLLDSTRILARAALRKAVDSGITFSKETVQTQP, from the coding sequence ATGACGCAGCATATCGGCATCGTCGGTTGCACCGCAGAAGGGACCGCCCTTTGCTATCGGACGATTTGCAATGAGGGAGAGGCGTTCCTCGGACCCTACGGACATCCCGAAATCACCCTGCACACCTATCCCCTCAATGAATATATCCGCCTCATCGAGAAAGACCACTGGGAAGGGGTGGCGAATTTAATGGCCGCCTCCGCCGAAAAAGCGGCCCGGGCCGGGGCCGATTTCATCATCTGTCCCGACAATACGATCCATCAGGCTTTCTACAGAGCCACGCGGGCGTCCTCTCTTCCCTGGCTTCACATCGCCGAAGAGGTGGCGGCGGAAGCGGTCCAACGGGAGTATCGACGCGTCGGCCTGTTGGGAACGCGTTATTTAATGGAAGGGCCGGTTTACCCCGCCAAACTGAAGGAGAGGAAAATCGAAGTTCAAATCCCGCAGCAGCCGGAGCGGGATCGGATTCATCAAATTATCTTCGGAGATCTCATCCATGGACGCTTCCCTTCTGAAGCGCGATGCGATGTGATGGACGTCATCGGACGATTAAAAGAGCAAGGATGCGACGCCGTGATTTTAGGCTGCACCGAATTGCCCCTTCTGATCTCTCAAAAATATGCGCCGCTTCCTCTTCTGGACTCGACCCGGATTCTGGCCAGAGCGGCGCTTCGGAAAGCGGTGGATTCGGGAATTACATTCAGCAAAGAAACCGTTCAGACGCAGCCCTAG
- a CDS encoding CooT family nickel-binding protein produces the protein MVGTEIWLRDQRDEEKILAEGVTKIEFREGEIIFQTVLGEEIRVKADIQRSLLTEQGFIFEVACLDPSALPQRIVPVQPEATEVSR, from the coding sequence TTGGTCGGCACGGAAATCTGGTTACGGGATCAACGAGACGAAGAGAAAATTCTGGCCGAAGGGGTGACGAAGATTGAATTCCGAGAAGGAGAAATTATTTTCCAGACGGTCCTGGGAGAAGAAATCCGGGTAAAGGCCGACATCCAACGAAGCCTTCTGACGGAGCAAGGATTTATCTTTGAGGTGGCATGCCTCGATCCCTCGGCACTTCCTCAAAGAATCGTTCCCGTACAACCCGAGGCGACCGAAGTCAGTCGGTGA
- a CDS encoding RNA polymerase sigma factor: MSILVPTDAELLTAAQQGDSSSLGMLLERYRTRLHAVALGMLGYGPQAEDAVHETFLIALNKLHQLREPGAVGGWLHAVLRNVCLMSLRGRREEVPIEELPPDAEPTTDLSALEEKLDQLALRDWIWAAISSLPETLRVTAILRYFGSHTTYDEIATLLGIPVGTVRSRLSQVKLKLADALLQAAGLDHSRERAERESLLRYHRDVWNEYTRKDRDAFLSHYTDDLRVTFPDGETLQGRVHLDKEVDSDLEAGTDVLVQRILPSRDLTIIEAAFINPRDNPYRCPPGMTLVLSHRGRRTDRLKFYFAPRPPVPEE; the protein is encoded by the coding sequence ATGTCGATCCTTGTACCGACCGATGCGGAACTACTGACTGCCGCCCAGCAAGGGGACAGCAGCAGTTTGGGAATGCTGCTGGAGCGCTATCGCACCCGGCTTCACGCCGTCGCGCTTGGAATGCTCGGATATGGTCCCCAAGCGGAGGATGCGGTTCACGAAACCTTTTTGATCGCGCTGAACAAACTGCATCAACTGCGGGAGCCGGGCGCGGTCGGCGGCTGGCTGCATGCCGTCTTACGGAATGTTTGCCTCATGAGCCTGCGGGGCCGGCGGGAAGAGGTTCCGATCGAAGAACTCCCCCCCGACGCTGAGCCGACCACCGACCTCTCGGCGTTGGAAGAAAAGCTCGACCAGCTGGCGTTGCGCGATTGGATCTGGGCGGCGATCTCTTCCCTCCCTGAAACGTTGAGGGTGACGGCGATCCTCCGTTATTTCGGCAGCCATACGACCTATGACGAGATCGCCACCCTTCTCGGCATTCCGGTCGGAACAGTCCGAAGCCGCCTCTCGCAGGTGAAGCTCAAACTGGCAGACGCCCTGCTTCAGGCCGCCGGGTTGGATCACAGCCGGGAGCGCGCGGAGCGCGAGTCCCTGCTGCGATATCACCGGGATGTCTGGAATGAGTACACTCGAAAAGACCGGGACGCCTTTCTCTCCCATTACACGGATGACCTCCGGGTGACCTTTCCCGACGGCGAGACCTTACAGGGACGGGTCCACTTGGACAAAGAGGTCGACAGCGATCTCGAAGCAGGAACCGACGTTCTCGTCCAGCGGATTTTGCCGAGCCGCGATCTCACCATTATTGAAGCCGCCTTTATCAACCCGCGTGACAATCCGTATCGCTGTCCGCCGGGGATGACCCTGGTCCTCTCTCACCGCGGCAGGCGGACCGATCGGCTGAAGTTCTACTTCGCCCCGCGCCCGCCGGTCCCGGAGGAGTAG
- a CDS encoding alpha/beta hydrolase, with amino-acid sequence MNTKAHFVDRFLGDSKREGTWSQVWQRLNRARSRWFLTGWRGLSVAGLLPIVAGLLYQAAATANEIRNFPAPGRLVDIGGRRLHSYPLGEGGPTVVLEAAGLGCALDYEVIQQALAKETRVCAYDRAGMGWSDPYAGRLSVEALMEDLRALLHQERIGPPYILVGGSAGGLIIELFARRHPDEVAGLVMIDALDEAVLDRLPHAGAYLMRRISIAGIGARLGLLRYLDPFGLRKFPGIAGNIRSALTYRPAPWAAARSFLQSLKTSAAQLHAAPPLREDLPLIVLTHGVVGDLLGPHADPKLLRVIETIWQEQQAALARRTSRGRQIFAEKSGHRIIAQQPELVIEAVREVLSMARGK; translated from the coding sequence ATGAATACGAAGGCCCATTTTGTCGATCGATTCCTCGGTGATTCAAAGAGAGAAGGAACGTGGAGCCAGGTTTGGCAGCGTCTGAACCGTGCCCGGTCAAGGTGGTTTTTGACCGGCTGGCGGGGACTCTCAGTCGCCGGCCTGCTGCCGATCGTCGCAGGGCTGCTTTATCAAGCGGCGGCGACGGCGAATGAGATAAGAAACTTCCCGGCGCCCGGCCGGCTGGTCGATATCGGCGGGCGTCGGCTTCATTCCTACCCGCTCGGCGAAGGAGGTCCTACCGTTGTATTGGAGGCGGCCGGCCTCGGCTGCGCGCTTGATTACGAGGTGATCCAGCAGGCGCTCGCGAAAGAGACCCGGGTTTGCGCTTATGACCGAGCCGGGATGGGTTGGAGCGATCCGTATGCCGGCCGCCTCAGCGTCGAGGCGCTCATGGAGGACCTTCGGGCGTTGCTTCATCAAGAGAGGATCGGGCCGCCGTATATTCTGGTCGGCGGCTCGGCCGGGGGGTTGATCATCGAGCTCTTCGCGCGCCGCCATCCGGACGAGGTGGCCGGGCTGGTGATGATTGACGCCCTGGACGAAGCGGTGCTCGATCGGTTGCCGCACGCGGGTGCTTACCTGATGAGGCGGATCTCGATCGCCGGGATCGGCGCGCGATTGGGGTTGCTTCGCTATCTCGATCCCTTCGGATTGAGGAAGTTTCCCGGTATCGCGGGGAACATCCGATCGGCACTCACGTATCGCCCCGCCCCCTGGGCCGCGGCCCGTTCCTTTTTACAATCGCTCAAGACCAGCGCCGCACAGCTCCATGCCGCCCCGCCGCTGAGAGAAGACCTTCCCCTGATCGTTCTCACGCACGGGGTGGTCGGCGATCTGCTCGGTCCGCATGCCGACCCAAAATTGCTTCGGGTGATCGAAACGATCTGGCAGGAACAACAGGCCGCCCTCGCCCGCCGCACCTCCCGTGGACGGCAGATCTTCGCAGAGAAGAGCGGCCATCGGATCATCGCACAACAGCCCGAGCTGGTGATCGAAGCGGTTCGGGAGGTCCTCTCGATGGCCCGGGGAAAATAA
- a CDS encoding cyclic nucleotide-binding domain-containing protein: MKPELQERIQLLRSVSFFAALPEKELSEIAVWSSRNSYKKGEIIVRAGAPGKGLYLLIAGRADVSVKAGGEEKNVGVLHPGELFGEMSLIEERPRSSNVIAAEATDCLYLDARIFLEKMALHPEVMIDLLKTICRRLRQTVEELRGF; the protein is encoded by the coding sequence ATGAAACCCGAATTGCAAGAGCGTATCCAGCTGCTTCGCTCCGTTTCCTTCTTTGCCGCCCTCCCCGAGAAGGAGCTCTCCGAGATTGCCGTTTGGTCGAGCCGCAATTCATACAAAAAGGGAGAGATCATCGTCCGCGCGGGGGCGCCGGGCAAGGGACTTTATCTTCTGATCGCCGGCCGTGCCGATGTTTCCGTCAAGGCGGGCGGGGAGGAGAAGAATGTCGGAGTGCTTCACCCGGGAGAGCTCTTCGGCGAGATGTCGTTGATTGAGGAGCGCCCCAGGAGCAGCAATGTCATCGCCGCTGAAGCAACCGACTGCCTTTATCTCGACGCCCGGATTTTCCTTGAAAAAATGGCATTGCATCCCGAGGTGATGATCGATCTTCTCAAGACGATCTGTCGGCGGCTGAGGCAGACGGTCGAAGAGCTGCGCGGCTTCTGA
- a CDS encoding aldo/keto reductase, which produces MQTRQLGREGLTVSAIGLGCMGMSEFYGQSREEESIQTIRQALDLGVNFLDTADVYGMGHNEILVGKAIEGRREGVVVATKFGNVRGSDGSFLGVNGRPDYIRTACEASLRRLNIEVIDLYYQHRVDPETPIEETVGAMAELVREGKVRHLGLSEAAPATLRRAQAVHPITALQTEYSLWSRDPEDEILPTCRELGIGFVAYSPLGRGFLSGKIRRIEDLEEGDFRRMSPRFQGENFQRNLDLVQRIEALAAQKGCAPSQLALAWLLAQWEEIVPIPGSRSRAHLEENLGALNVKLTLEDFLAINEVAPHGAAAGPRYPEQSMRAVNL; this is translated from the coding sequence ATGCAAACCAGACAGCTCGGAAGAGAAGGGCTCACCGTGTCGGCCATCGGTCTCGGCTGCATGGGGATGTCCGAATTTTATGGACAGAGCCGGGAGGAAGAATCGATTCAGACGATCCGGCAGGCACTCGATCTTGGGGTCAACTTCCTCGACACCGCCGATGTCTATGGAATGGGGCATAACGAGATCCTCGTCGGCAAGGCGATTGAGGGCCGTCGCGAGGGGGTGGTGGTCGCCACCAAATTCGGGAACGTCAGGGGTTCGGACGGCAGTTTCCTCGGGGTCAACGGCCGGCCCGATTATATTCGGACCGCCTGCGAGGCGAGCCTTCGGCGTTTAAATATAGAAGTGATCGATCTTTACTATCAGCATCGGGTCGATCCGGAGACGCCGATCGAGGAGACCGTCGGCGCCATGGCCGAATTGGTGCGGGAGGGGAAGGTGCGGCATCTCGGACTGTCCGAGGCGGCCCCCGCCACGCTGCGCCGCGCCCAGGCCGTTCATCCAATCACGGCGTTGCAGACGGAGTATTCACTCTGGAGCCGCGACCCGGAGGATGAGATTCTGCCGACCTGCCGGGAGTTGGGAATCGGGTTTGTCGCATATAGCCCGTTGGGGCGGGGCTTCCTGAGCGGAAAAATCCGGCGGATTGAAGATTTGGAAGAGGGAGATTTCAGACGGATGTCGCCGCGCTTTCAAGGGGAGAACTTCCAGCGCAATCTCGATCTGGTTCAACGGATCGAAGCGCTTGCGGCCCAGAAGGGTTGTGCCCCCTCCCAGCTGGCATTGGCTTGGCTGCTCGCCCAGTGGGAGGAGATCGTCCCGATCCCGGGAAGCCGGAGCCGCGCGCATCTTGAGGAGAACTTGGGCGCATTAAATGTCAAGCTGACGCTGGAGGATTTTCTCGCCATTAATGAGGTCGCCCCTCACGGTGCCGCCGCCGGGCCGCGATATCCCGAGCAGTCGATGCGGGCCGTAAACCTTTAA
- a CDS encoding BON domain-containing protein codes for MRQMRSLFTALLGIWFLVGGSPVWAASNTTEAQQPPSDLKINTEIKAAFDRDNHIDLSKVDVQTKNGIVTLSGTVLTDYEKAYATQLASDVRDHLKKGKEIVNNITVIFPADQDLVLAKEIRSDLLQNPAVHVSKLKVAVKGGSVQLQGFVSSDEQKKRVDKIVQDRKQVASLKDDLVILPK; via the coding sequence ATGAGACAGATGCGCTCGCTCTTCACGGCTCTTTTAGGTATCTGGTTCCTCGTGGGCGGATCACCGGTCTGGGCTGCCTCAAACACAACCGAGGCTCAACAACCCCCATCAGATTTAAAGATCAATACCGAGATTAAAGCAGCCTTTGATCGAGACAACCACATCGACCTGAGCAAGGTCGATGTCCAGACTAAGAATGGGATCGTAACCCTTAGCGGAACGGTCCTCACCGACTATGAAAAAGCTTATGCCACCCAGCTCGCCAGCGATGTTCGAGATCACCTGAAAAAGGGCAAGGAGATCGTCAACAATATCACGGTCATTTTTCCCGCGGATCAAGATCTGGTCCTTGCCAAAGAAATCCGCTCGGACCTCCTTCAAAATCCGGCAGTGCACGTTTCCAAGCTAAAGGTTGCGGTAAAGGGGGGATCGGTGCAGCTGCAGGGATTTGTATCGTCCGACGAACAAAAAAAACGGGTCGACAAGATCGTCCAGGACAGAAAACAGGTCGCATCACTGAAGGACGACCTGGTCATCCTTCCCAAATAA
- a CDS encoding tetratricopeptide repeat protein, whose protein sequence is MKKWIVPIVALALGFSTVTAFAKAPVEPMEARQIKNKDAKKEFKAGVKAFNKERYSEAATHFTAAEQAEPNAPEIHINLALALAKEGKADEAKKHFDQAASLLAGGGASTGQGGAPAQRNQPSNNTTTPAPMS, encoded by the coding sequence ATGAAAAAATGGATTGTACCGATCGTCGCCCTCGCGCTGGGGTTCAGCACGGTAACGGCCTTCGCAAAGGCGCCCGTGGAGCCGATGGAGGCAAGGCAGATTAAGAATAAAGATGCTAAAAAGGAATTTAAAGCCGGTGTGAAAGCGTTCAATAAAGAGAGATACAGCGAAGCCGCGACCCACTTCACAGCGGCGGAGCAGGCGGAGCCGAATGCGCCGGAGATCCACATCAACCTCGCATTGGCCTTGGCGAAAGAGGGAAAAGCCGATGAGGCGAAGAAACATTTCGATCAAGCGGCCAGTCTCCTCGCCGGAGGAGGCGCTTCGACGGGACAGGGGGGCGCACCCGCTCAAAGAAATCAGCCGAGCAATAATACAACCACTCCGGCACCGATGAGCTGA
- a CDS encoding peptidase: protein MTYCVGMLLDSGLVFASDSRTNAGVDHIATFRKMTVYENPGDRVLVMLVSGNLSITQGVANLLGEDRSIENGRETIWNVSSLFSAARLVGGALRKIHEIDGGYLKQHGEDFNASIILGGQIRGEQPRLFNIYAAGNFIEATAETSYFQIGEIKYGKPILDRLIARNITLEEGAKCTLLSFDSTIRSNISVGLPIDLLCYERDRLRVGLRRTIDQRDPYFNEIKRQWAEGLRETFSRLPDPCWEEKLGPI from the coding sequence ATGACATATTGTGTGGGGATGCTGCTCGACAGCGGACTGGTATTCGCGTCCGACTCAAGGACCAATGCCGGTGTCGATCATATTGCAACTTTTCGGAAGATGACCGTGTATGAAAACCCGGGAGATCGGGTCCTGGTGATGTTGGTCTCCGGGAACCTGTCGATTACACAAGGGGTGGCCAATTTATTGGGCGAAGATCGCTCCATTGAAAACGGCCGTGAGACGATCTGGAACGTGTCGTCCCTTTTTTCCGCGGCTCGGCTCGTTGGAGGGGCGCTGCGGAAGATTCATGAAATCGATGGCGGTTATCTGAAACAGCATGGGGAAGATTTTAACGCGTCGATTATCCTGGGGGGGCAGATCCGCGGCGAGCAGCCTCGCCTCTTTAATATTTATGCCGCCGGCAACTTTATCGAGGCAACCGCTGAGACATCCTACTTTCAGATCGGCGAGATCAAATATGGAAAACCGATCCTCGACCGCCTGATCGCCCGAAACATCACCCTGGAGGAAGGGGCCAAGTGCACCCTCCTCTCCTTTGACTCTACGATTCGGAGCAACATCTCCGTCGGGCTTCCGATCGATCTGCTCTGCTACGAGCGCGACCGGTTGCGTGTCGGCCTCCGCCGAACGATTGATCAGCGCGATCCCTACTTTAACGAGATCAAGCGGCAGTGGGCAGAAGGGCTCCGAGAGACCTTCTCCCGTCTTCCCGATCCCTGCTGGGAAGAAAAGCTCGGTCCCATCTAA
- a CDS encoding alpha-E domain-containing protein, producing MLLRIASHLYWMGRYIERMENTARTVEALYLTSSIAKGSSSSDLEWENLLAMTGRRDDFLARHGAISSTKLLRFILLDLENPSSLLTSLRTARENGRAVCGTLSPEMWEMLNTLWLDLREIDPAHLMIEGVGPLLDRVKEGAHLFRGTLERTLPQDDTVRLIGLGTVIERADHTARILIARFPSLLKDTEREAHYDASLKVLRSVGAAAAYRKLYRDGITPGQVVELLVLRNEIPASLHACLDRVNDLLKPLSRGIGPEAVRLAADLHLLLHDDQIGVILRHTLHEYLIDFTQGLQALSTEIDRALRTPICA from the coding sequence ATGCTGCTGCGGATTGCCAGCCATCTTTACTGGATGGGCCGCTACATCGAACGGATGGAGAATACCGCACGGACGGTGGAGGCGCTTTATCTCACCTCCTCTATTGCGAAAGGGTCTTCTTCGTCCGACCTCGAATGGGAAAACCTCCTTGCAATGACCGGTCGACGGGATGACTTTCTGGCGAGACACGGTGCGATCTCTTCCACGAAGCTGCTCCGCTTCATTCTCCTCGATCTTGAGAACCCCTCGAGTCTCCTCACGTCGCTGCGGACCGCCCGGGAGAACGGCCGCGCCGTCTGCGGAACCCTCTCTCCCGAGATGTGGGAGATGTTAAACACCCTCTGGTTGGACCTGCGGGAGATCGACCCGGCGCATCTGATGATCGAAGGGGTCGGACCGCTTCTCGACCGGGTAAAAGAAGGGGCGCATCTGTTTCGCGGCACCCTCGAGAGAACCCTCCCTCAGGACGACACCGTTCGCTTGATCGGACTCGGCACCGTCATCGAGCGGGCCGATCACACCGCCCGCATTCTCATCGCCCGCTTTCCCTCCCTGCTCAAGGATACCGAGAGAGAAGCCCATTACGATGCATCGTTGAAAGTTCTCCGATCGGTCGGCGCCGCCGCCGCCTATCGGAAGCTTTATCGAGATGGGATCACCCCGGGACAGGTGGTGGAGCTTCTCGTCCTCCGCAATGAGATCCCCGCTTCTTTGCATGCCTGCCTTGATCGTGTGAATGACCTGTTGAAACCGCTGTCGCGCGGGATCGGGCCGGAAGCGGTCCGCCTCGCCGCCGATCTCCATCTTCTCCTTCACGACGATCAGATCGGCGTCATCCTAAGGCATACACTGCATGAATATTTGATCGACTTCACCCAGGGACTCCAAGCCCTCAGCACCGAAATAGACAGAGCGCTTCGGACCCCGATATGCGCCTGA